The genomic stretch TTACAGTTCGTCTTGCTTCAGACCGCAAGATACGTCTGAAacaataagacctctcacaagtggaaatcacatgggtggtgggacaccccatgtgctttcccactcacttcctaaatgggtattttgtgagaggaagcGGTCggtcttattatttcagacggATCTTGCGGTCTGAtcgaaataagaatttgtgtaaaaCTTATTGCATTGTAGTAGAATATACTCCGTATCCAATATATTACTTATCTCATAGTCTTGCTTGTACAAGATTGTAAGATTTCTTGGAACCAAAACAGTTCTCAAACCTGCAAAATTATCACACAAGTTATCACCAGGTTAGAATAAATTACTGCGTACAATGAAGAAATGAAAATAGTTACTACTGAAAATATCTTTTCAGTTTCGCTTTTAGTGAGATTCCACCGTGTTATTACTGAAAATAGTTACTATAGTACAAGAAGGTAATAATCAAACATTTACCTAATCGTTGAAGGTTGCAAGATATCGACGGGTAGTTCAAGAGGTAGTTCAGTCGGACTCAATGCCGAGAAATATTGATTCACCCTCTCTTCAGATACTTGGTCTAACGATGCTGGATTCCActgtcattttcaaaacaaaatacaaattaTACGTTATGACCGTAAAATTGATTCCTTCATTATACAACAGCGTACAATAATAACATCAGGCCCATTGTTTCAATGGATTTCGCAGATTGCAGGATAAAGGGGTTCGAAGGTCTATATtgcttgttgtgcggaagcgtgaatatccctgTGTTGGGCCTCTgttgcatctgtgtccacaacccataatagtacgatattgtccgctttgggccaagccctcacggatttactcttgggctccttcccaaaaggcctcgtactattataccATGTCGCTTCTCGCGAACATATTAGCTCTCCCCCGAGCTATAGGAATTCCACGTCTTATAGTGTAAGTCCACCTTCAAGTCTTGGGCCTGCTGATGCGTcctcgtgtctagcccaagtcgaaccttgggctctgataccacttgttgtgcggaagcgtgaatatccctgTGTTGGGCCTCTgttgcatctgtgtccacaacccataatagtacgatattgtccgctttgggccaagccctcacggatttactcttgggctccttcccaaaaggcctcgtactattatatttagtagatacttataaagatgacctttcatctttattctaccgatgtgggacaagagtttgcaccctaacattGCTAAACAACATTACCTTCATTATATTTGTTAATAAAAATCTAGTGAATAATCGTTCTTGATAAAATTACCttgggtgaaaatgttttatccACTAATCGCGATCGAACACCCTACAATAATCAATTTGGATTATTAAcataatacaataattaaaattgtaGCTTTGATTGAAACTTGTAAACTTTTAATAAATAATCAAGCAGGAGAATAATTTTGAAAATGATCTTTAGACCATAATATTAGCTTAATTAGTTGACATTTTTTTTAATTGGTATAAAAGGTGTCACAAAGACGATTTTAATACTGACGAGATTTGAACTCAGATTTTGACTCATGAGTACCATTTTTTATGACTTTACTAACTCAGCTGACATTTTGTGCTATCGACATTTTTAACCATGTTTACATCTTCACAACAAAAGAAGCATACATACCTCATAGAAATCCTTGGAAACGAGACCATGAAAGGCTTGGACGGTCATCCAATATTCACGAACCAAGCATTGCTCAATGGTTTGGGATCTACCTAGTCTAATCTGCATCACCAAATTAAAGTTCAGTTTTCATAGAATGTTAGACTCACTTGTATTTAATCCTCTTGGAAAAAATTAACATTGAAGAGAAATTGAACAATTATACTCACCGATTTAAGGGCAACTTTTAAGCATAAAGGTGAGGCTGTTTTGAGCTTCTTTACAACTGAGTTACTCCAGACCTTGTCTGCTCCACTAGCTTTGTTTTCCTAAATAATTAATTCATGACGACTGTTAATATCGCTATATTCAATCTCggtaccactctcctacatgctCTTATGTAGGCCCATGGCATCATTattgcatgtgagagggtggtaTCATATCGAGATTGGGTACACTGATCAGTGTCGTCATCTCATATTCCTACGAGGTATTATTTCAAGTGAAAGGCAAAAATTCGTACCAAGGCATCAATAATACCCTCAACTGAATCACATCCGAAGCACTTATTTATCATCTCCATCCTATAACAGTGATCAATACACAAGTCAATAGTCAATTTTACTTCGTATTTTAAGAAATAGATATGAAACATTAAGATTAATAACTTATGTTGCGTGTTTTTGTATACCTATTGAGGATACTTTTCGCGTGAAGGTGTGCTGGATCGTCACTGTGATTGTCAAGGAGACGGCCTACATCTGATTCATCATTCGTCTCTAGTTGTGCAAGCTTCTCCTCAATTAAGGGAATTTTCTGAAAGGAAAACCATACCATTTAGTAAATTGGACCCGATCTCGGAAAGAAAAAAATATTAGGTACGACGACTTGAAAACCAACTTCAAAAATAAAGTACTATAATGGAAAAATAACTTGTACTTCCTCGGTCTCATTGAGCTGTTTATGTTCTCCATAATTTGTGAGGAAAATTTCTAAAAACATAAACAATTCAATAGAACATATTAAACATGTAGCAAGAAAATGTAGAAGAATCTAACATTTGCAAGAACAAAGTGAGTTGCTAGTCCACAAGCAAGTAATTCTGTTCCATTGAGACGGTCTCCGGCTAAGGCCAAATATTCCCCTGAAATTTTACAATACCGAAACAGAACATTTTTTTTGAAGTTGTTAGCAATAAATCAGTAGACATTTGTAAATTGTAATTACGATATATAATCGATAAACAAATTAAAACGAtatttatgttacgttatatagctcACCAAGATAACCGGGTAAACGGGGAAGGTAATAGGATGCACCGGAATCAGGATGCAGACCGATTTGTGTTTCAGGAAGTGAAAATTCCTGCAAGAATATATTTAACGGTCAAACGAGGTCAACTTTGATCATGACAATATACGTACCAGTAGGTCTCCTGggagaccgtctcccactaagTTAATGTTATGAATGTTAATGAGAGATGAACATCATACGGTATTGTGATATATGGTAAACAATAATATTGTGATTTTCTAGATAAACAATATATTTGCAGGTTAGATATTATGTGATCTTCGGTAGTACAATATAATTAGAAGTACGAACGAACAATATCAATAATACGACAGTTACTACTATGCAATTCTCCCTCTCCGATTCTAATAAACATGTTTACCTCTAATAGTAGGAATGCTACGTGATAGATTTTGTCCGTcattaatgagaatttgtgatatatcaactcattttattattaaAGTAGATTCTTATTTTAATTAATGCTTGAATGCCAAAGAAGACTAACCGTATCATGATAAATCTTTTACATGGAGACGTGGCAACTggctagggctgagcaaaaaatccgattattcaaattgatccgatatccgatctgAATCTGATCCGAACTTTTGGATATGTTCtattgaattgtttacgtttttagTTGTTGGTTCATAAAATTTCAATATGGTTTATATGGGTTTCAGGGATGTGCTGCACTCTCTCGACTGGCAACACCAATCCTACCCGACATCTAATGATTTTGCTGTTCTTCCATTGTCCGCGCTGTTCTTCCCCTTGGTTCGTTTAATCTTGGATAGATTTGTGTTTGAGGTAATTTTTAGTTTTCATCCTTCCTGAATTCTTACGAGCTTGCTGAATTGagaggctctgatgttgttgttgttgtttctagAAAATAGGAAAAAGATTGGTCGAGAGAAAAAAGAAGTGAAGAAAGTTTAAGGAATCAGCGTGGAAATGCGTATACCATCTGTCAGCAGAAATTCTTGTTCTATCAGTAACTTATAATGAACCGTGGTTCAGTAACACTGTGTACTTTTGGCAAGGGCCTGGAGATCAGGTTTGGCCTGATCAGAAAATGAAGTAAGATATTCGAGTCTTTCTTCATTAACCGATTTTCTTACTGCTGCGCATAAATAAAGGCCAAAATTTCAATTGTAATCCTTTATACTGAACTAGTTGTTGCGTTTTCAGTCTCAGTCTTCTATTTTCTGTCAAATTTCGGTTTACAGACAGACTTGAAGAATATCGACACATAATTGGACTCTTATGTTGTTTCATTCATGCAAATTTTCTCGTGTTGGTTCCGTGGTGTTAGCTATCCATGATGCCAATGACGTGTTTCTTGAGGTTGCGAAGATGGCCACTTATAGTGGTGCTGAAACAATTGCCAGCATCTCCTTCGGTCTCTTTGTAATATCGTGGGTTGTGCTTCGCCTAACATATTACCCTTTTTGGATCCTCTAGAGTACAAGGTTCGCAATTCCCGACCTTCTACTCATTTCTACTCGTTCCTCTTGGTTTCTGATATACCTTTGTCTGATTCGTACTTCCTCTTTTGTATGGCAGCTACGAAGTTATATCgattgttgggttccttatgttgatgataacatgcccatttgatttgtgttatcttagtttaccttttcaggattaatgatgtaatcaagcttggattaagaagtgttgaagttgtttattatcccattgtaattagtcgtgtgtcatctaatgtacaagcaagaaagtTAAGTATAGTAGAGTAATAGAAAAAATCCGGATGATGTTGCTTCAACAAGTAAACAGCTGAGTGGActatgccacaactcgtaaaaacttgaagcttcctttttatctttcaaatgctttcacgtgactcatatttttcaaagataaaaattcagatttttattaaggaggtagtatccaataaagagtggtttgaattattcaaaatatttctctttgtgcaaattcaatcctttggtctttaagaaaacaaaaaatgctttttgccatatttgtgttaacttgtcatcatgtgacttgtctcacatcctttgttttctgattttgcatgagcatttaagattatctttcaaaccttctttctctattcttaccatTGCAAAAGACTCCCTTTTGGTGCAAGTTTTtaggtggttgctattgcccttcacatgtgaggtctttgacccttcaaaaccctagcaaccccttcactcacctcctctataaataccgagtccctccttcattatttcccaagacttttctgaattaattctttcatgttttgcaaattgttttaaaaGCTTTAAACCGTGTtctttgcaaaatcctttaaaagtcttcaagtgtcttcagtttctacagtcgtggccactgttgcttttctatactaaattctcttgcttaagaattgttgatcttgtaaaagttgtccacctctattctttgttaagaatgtgttagtggaaacttgatcctataacattctaagtgtgttagtagagtttatgacggagtagtctttaactcttgacaaccggagtaggttgtgagttggcaatcggagtagattgcgagttagcttgtcataagaacggagtagttcttgtactagctttgcaaccggagtaggttggcgtcttttattacaagggtcttttagttgtcggagtagatcactaaagaaaagtaataaaaaggtagattggacgtaggcacttgagtttcttgccgaaccaattcaaaaatctcgtgttcaagtgtttactttatttccatttgctttatactttgtttgtttgttttgtttttaaaCTTAGAAGTAATGTGATTCATCATCTTTGTCGCATTTGGTGtgcagtaatattccacaaacttagacaaatagatacagtcagaacgattgttgctttcatacttcagcaaacattcatcgtgatacttgttcaatctttctatattattcaaagtatcctctaatctcttttgttcttgtaactcactttaattcaataaagttgaagttataaatttttaaaatagtacctaattcaccccctccccctcttaggtacttgaatccataaactcaacatcgATACTTGATATGAAGAAGCATCCTGTGGAAGGACCTGTCTATTATTATATGTTCAACACACTTCTGTACTGGTTGCTGGTCCTGAATATATACTGGGGAGTACTAATATTTCGTATGCTGATGAAGAAAATCCGCGGAAGAGGGAAACTTACTGACGATGTTCGTTCTGGTAAGCCACTAGTTATTATACATTCATATTACTTCCTGTTTTGTTTTACGCAAAGTGAGGCAGTGGGAAAATTGGCCACCAAGCATCAATTAACGGACTGTCTACTTTTGCGATGCAGACTCTGAAGGCGAAGACAAGCATGAAGCTTGATCTTGTTGAGGTCGGCATTGTACGTGTAGTCAGGTCGTATGGAGCAATTGAGACGGAAATAACACAAAACGAACATTAATCTTGAAATTAAACTAGTGAACAACTAATTAAAAGCCCTCAATTGTCGAAACCATGTGAGAATTTGCTTTCGTGTCGTGATCGTTCTTGTGTAATTCATCTTTCTCATTTTGCTACTATTTATAAGAGTTAATTTGTTATCGGGTGAATATGTGAAATGTAGTAGTCTTGACTGACCATGTTCAGTTTCACTGTAATCAGTGTTAACAATGTTCAAGTGACGGTTACACTGGATTAACAGAACGATCTTACTGTTTATTTACCCACATCTCCTAGTTAGGTACTTGTGTAAACCTGTAAGTTACTAAAACTTTCACAAAACCATTAAATATAAGAAATATCGCAATTTAGTAGGTCTCCAAAAGAACAGTCTCTTACTAACTAATTGAAACTTGAAAGACTTGTTACGATTTAAAATAAAACTAGTATTAGATGTTATAAATTGGATACGTATGATATAAAATGGTTTATTGATGAGTCGTATTTTGGTTACATTTTGCCCCGCATTTATACCTAATtctgactcgattttgtgtgcttaattgtctaataagctcatttaattactaatttataatagttAGCCGTCTTAgttttatttattaattagtcggatatttatttaatattattattaatattactttATTATAATAATTTGTAGGTAACGCGAAGTAATAAAGAGGAGATTCGATTTACAATAAATCAAGGCGGAATTGAGACAAGTCAAAGACGGGTCAAAGCTATGAGCTAAATGGGAAGTATACAAAGCAAAAGTCAAAGTTGACCCAACACTCTACGAAAACCAAATATTCATACATTCTTACTGCTCCTTTGTTTCTCTGCAACTTCAATGACAATGGCAATTATCAActaattcatcatgtttcaccaTTGCCAAACTACCAATTGAACAAGCCAAGCTTCATTCATTCATCACCTTCACCATTTTTAACTCAGCACCACCGCAACTCACCAATTCACACCATAATTCGTACCACCATCCTCGGCTTAACTCCGACAATCCACATATCCCCTGCATCACCATCACGACCACCACCTGTATCATCTTCAACAGCCACCACCACCATTAATGCTCAGTTCAATCACAATAATCCTACTTGCCATTTCCTTCACCATCATTCATCACCATATCCACATGCAATTCACCATCagcaacccgacaccaccaccgccATTTTCGAATATCACCATTGTCGCTCTTCATCTTCACCAATGAAACCACCACTCCTCATCACCAATTCAAATCACCAGCAGCACCATCATCCCCAGTCAACCATGGCTGCCCAATTTCCGCCATCAACATCATTAATTGGAAACAATTGTTTCCCAGCCGGTCAACCGACCGACGACTCCcctaccggctgggaatacatATGTTTTCACCTTCATTAGCAGAAAACTCCCTGCCGGCCTTAGCACCGGTGGCCGGCCAACCGGCTCGCAATATCAATTCGCATCAAATTGTACTCCCAGACGGGGCACCGTCTGCCGCCCCACATCCCGGCTGGGAATACCACCAAAATTCCTCAAGTTTTCCAGAGAGTTCCCAGCCGGTGACTTCACCGACGGACGGCCACCCGGCTGGGCATCCCTTGCTACGTGATTCGTTTTGTTTTACACTTCGCTGATTTAGTTGTTCTTTGCTTTGTGTATAATTATTCCCCAAAATCCCTTTTGTCTTTTGGGTTTTGGTCGTCATTTAGGATGACTGttagtatcattattattattaatattattattaattattattattattagaattatcaTTGGACCACTAATATAAAAAAACACACCCATTACTTTACACAACCCCATTACAATTACTACCTTTGAAATTAGACTAGTTCATcttattctctctcaatattgtaaaaccctcatatttcctctcttatttttattcaataaaaagttgttatctttctttaattattagtttaattcttcttttgttcattcaagttcttctcttttcattagtttacaattagtaattttgggttgtatttggggaattgaagaatccttccatatttcaatccaagttcctttctttgctattgagttggtataatttctcttcttgatttcatttgtttacatttgtattTCTTTCAAGTTTTATCTTAATTGTTTATGTTAGATTGTTgttattctctctcttgttcatattTTCTCTATTCACCATTGTTGTTtacaagattgaatctttgaatttctcatgttaaagattgagtctttgagtttattgagttaaagtttgtgcctttagtttaatcttcattgtctcttgaattaaattgtctttccttataatttaagttggattattgcatgattagtagtagaattTATTCTTCCATTATGATTATGCATAAAGATTCCATCTTTATTGTCTCTATTGCCTTtaaaaacatgattagtgagtagtcttctactaggactTTCGGTTTGACCGATAcgtgagtaatttcactaattgaatctcatgaaggctaattatttggggaaattggtgagggtagtttagaggaatgactTGACTTATGGACCGATTTTGGGTAATGTCgatttgtgacccttgtccaccaacgagagttggttaggttgggaaTTGGGTACCCGGAATTTGGTCTTATcgctaacctaggttgagaccgaaagggagaaccaagggagggtacctctagactagcgtttgaaatcgaccctcgagagagggagtgggatgacccggaatacgatgggggcttaatgaccttgaccaagtTCTTGACCTCCTCGGAATTGTGCATGATTTTGGGGTAGTTGagtgttgagttagggattcctaccttcgaacccgagaggggggttggtgggtagtactagtgtcctacttcgaacccgagaggggggtcttaggcgaattagagccatctcctccttgcttgtctacccgagtgattagcctagggaattagtatgtggaattacgaattgttgtgggagaaccgagttctaggccttttcatttgatttacaacttaatCTTTTCTTGCTCATTTTCACTTCTCTTGTTGAATTGCCATTTCTATTACTTGCTttcttactttaattttttttagtagttattaatttagttaattagtttaatatCAACCAATTTCTTGATTCACGTAGCTAACTTATAATGTAAGACAAAACTAGTATTCAAACTTgatctccctgtggttcgacctcgactaccctactacattagttgagttatttgtttgatttggggagtgcgacaaacctaTTATCATTTATTAATCGTACAAATGAACATCGTATCTTCCGTTGGGAAGACTATTATGGTGATAAGCATGTAGTCTCATAGGAATAAATGGACCACTATGTGGGAAGACTGTTTATTTGATCCTGTTTTGGTTGTCATACATTTGTATCAATGAaccacttgtcatttaataattggctCATTTCTCATTTATTGATCTTTGTGTCAAaagaaaaggacaacaattgaccgggacggatgGAATATAACTTTGTATATTGTATGCTTAAAACGATTTCAGATTACTCTCGCTAAAGTCGGAAGGTGATGACTGATGAGCGAGTTTAATGTAAGGTAGacgaagtatatatataattGGTGAGGAAGACCCGAAACTAAGATGAAGTAAATGTTGCATGGGTTTATGTAAATGGTCTTTCCagtttgaaaaatgaaaaaaaaaaaaaaaaaaaaaaaaaaagcgaaaacCCAAATTAAAACATTTCGGTTCCGGTTTAAGTTACAAAGAGGATCGGTTACCCAATTTTGTTCATCCCCACCCAATGACTGTAAATAAGCcgaacaaaaaaaattaaacaattaaaaattaaacaaacaacaaatactcCGTAAcaaacatatactccctccgtcccggtcatttattgtccttttctatttttgggtgtctcagtcatttgttgtcctttctattttaggaatagatttgatgaacaatttggtcattcacactcaatttggtccacatgTCCTTTAATAATTGACTccctcctcttttcttggtctttgtgccaaaaccaaaggacaacaaatgatcgggacggagggagtatataaagcATACGCAGACGTTGAAAAAAGCCTTTAGATTTTATTGaagattgatgatgataatgTCAAGGTACATAGACCGACTTAAAAGCGtaaaaaaacacacacaaaagGTACAATGGAATTATCTAAAGGCCAAAGAGGAAAGGAACGCATGCTACACCGGGACGGAAGCTTCATCGCCATTCCCCGCCTCCTGCACGTACACCAACCACCAACATTTACACTATTATTTGATTGACACAATAACTAGCGTGAATTCCAACATTTGAGAATAACCAAAGTTATGTTAATGGCCAAGTTTGTAGATTAGAGTGATTTGATGGGAAATTTCTAGtttcacctattcttttagtagaaaGATTGTTAAATGtaaattaaaattgaaataaaTTTGTACCATTAGATGATGATTATTTTAATATACTTGACAAGGTTACCATACCCTCTCTATAGCCAGTATATGTAGGGTTTACAAATTTTTCTCACTAAATATAGAAAGAAAGAAACAATGATTTTGAAATAAGTTTAGAGAAAGAAGAGGACAATAAAAATAAGATAAAGAGTTATTACCTGAAATGGGGGAAAAGGTAATGTAGTCCCGATAGGGGTAGTATAGCTTAGGTTGAGAGAGTCGAGTGATGAAATAGCAGTCATTTTCACAGAAAGTCTAAATGGACTTAACTTGTATGATCAACACTATTTTCTTTGCTTTGCTTGATTTTGTGCACTGCTTGCTATGATTTCTTTCTCATCCCGCTATTTATAGATGGTCTCATCAACAAATATATAATTATTTGCATTTCCACGTATCGTTTCCACGTATGCATGCATATTATATGGGTTGACAAGTATCGTTTCCACGTTTCAACGTATCGTTTGAGTATTCCAACATATTATATGGGTTGACAAATGCCATGTTTAGTCAGAAAATCCATAATTAAGTACTCCCTCCAAGTTTcttatatcttcccctttcttttgggcacaaaaattaagaaaggggaagaaagaaggaataaagtagaataaattattgtaagttgtgaaatttataggtgagagaaaataataaagaatgaatgatgaataaagaatagataaagtaatgagagttgttgattttttaggagagagaaattaataaaaaatgaatgaaacttaccaaaaaaggaaagagggaagataatcaaacttgtgtgaaaaaggaaagagggaagatataaggaaattggagggagtattatattatggcATATTTAAAATTTTTGACTATAAGTCATATTTTTAATTTAAGAGAATGTAGCGGCTGCGATACCGAAGGCCTTAGTGGCCTCGCCCCAGGTTGTGTGTATTTGTATACCTATTGAGGATACTTTTCGCGTGAAGGTGTGCTGGATCGTCACTGTAATTGTCAAGGAGACGGCGTACAGCTGATTCATCATTAGTCTCTAGTTGTGCAAGCTTCTCCTCAATCAAGGGAATTTTCTGAAAGGAAAACCATACCATATAGAAAATTGGGGACGGATctccgaaagaaaaaaaaaattaggtaaGACGGTCTTAAGAATTTAGTCAAACATGAAAATCAACTTCAAAATTAAAGTACTTCCAATGTCCCATTGTATTGTTTACGTTCTCCATAATATGTGAGGAAAATTTctaaaaacgtaaacaattcaataGAACATACTCCGTATTAAACATGTAGCAAAAAAACGTAGAAGAATCTAACATTTGCAAGAACAAAGTGAGTTGCTAGTCCACAAGCAAGTAATTCTGTTCCATTGAGACGGTCTCCGGTTAAGGCCAAATATTCCCCTGAAATTTTACAATACCGAAACGGAACATTTTTTTGAAGTTGTTAGTAATAAATCAGTAGATATTTGTAAATTGTAATTACGATATATAATCGATAAACAAATTAAAAGTTTAAAACGAtatttatgttacgttatatagctcACCAAGATAACCGGGTAAACGGGGAAGGTAATAGGATGCACCGGAATCAGGATGCAGACCGATTTGTGTTTCAGGAAGTGAAAATTCCTGCAAGAATATATTTAACGGTCAAACGAGGTCAACTTTGATCATGACAATATACGTATCAGTAGGTCTCCTGggagaccgtctcccactaaattaATGTTATGAATGTTAATGAGAGATGAACATCATACGGTATTGTGATATATGGTAAACAATAATATTGTGATTTTCTAGATAAACGATATATTTGCAGGTTAGATATTATGTGATCTTCGGTAGTACAATATAATTAGAA from Silene latifolia isolate original U9 population chromosome 2, ASM4854445v1, whole genome shotgun sequence encodes the following:
- the LOC141644000 gene encoding 3-hydroxyisobutyryl-CoA hydrolase-like protein 1, mitochondrial; this translates as MEMINKCFGCDSVEGIIDALENKASGADKVWSNSVVKKLKTASPLCLKVALKSIRLGRSQTIEQCLVREYWMTVQAFHGLVSKDFYEGVRSRLVDKTFSPKWNPASLDQVSEERVNQYFSALSPTELPLELPVDILQPSTIRFENCFGSKKSYNLVQARL